The Candidatus Campbellbacteria bacterium genomic sequence CCGAAAGACGTGGGAATCTATACCAGAAAAGTTCAGACCGCTTCCAGAGCGTACCAATATCGTTATCACAAAAAACACTGCCTACAGTGCTTCCGGTGCACTCGTTGTACATACGTTCAATGAAGCGCTCGATGTCGCACAAAAAAACGAAAGGACGGAAATATTTATTATCGGTGGAGCACGTGTATATGAAGAGGCGTTGTCTAAAAGTTCTCGGCTGTACCTGACACTTGTTGATTCTGATACACAAGGTGATGTATTTTTTCCAGATTATTCTACGTTCACAAAAAAATCTTTGAGGAAAGACATCTTGAAAATACCCCGCCGTATTCATTTGTAATATTGGAAAAATAAAACACCATCCATGTTGGAGGGTGTTTTATTAAAAGAATGGGGTTTGAAAAATTATTTTACGGTAATTCCCATACTTCGGGCACTTCCTTCGATGATTTTCATTGCTGCGTCGATGTCGTGTGCGTTGAGGTCTGCCATTTTGCGTTCTGCAATTTCGCGGACCTGTGCTTTCGTTACTGAACCAACTGGTTTGAGAGGGTTTCCTGAACCCTTCTCTACTCCCGCTGCCTTAATAAGCAAACTTGAAGCGGGTGGACTCTTGAGAACGAAGTCATAACTTCTGTCTTCAAAAACCGTAAGCACAACTGATACCGTCTCACCTCGCATTGCCTGTGTCGCTGCGTTGAACTTAGTAACAAAGTCACCGATGTTCACTCCAGCTTGACCAAGTGCAGGTCCAAGTGGTGGCGCAGGTGTTGCCGCACCTCCGGCAATCTGTAATTTAAGTGTTTTAAGTATTTTTTTGGCCATATAATTATGTGATTTCCAGACTCGGGAAGCTATGAATCTAGAGATAAAACCGAAAGCGTAACGAGAGAATACTACAGTATTTTTGGGCTTTTTCAAGCCCTCCCTCATTATATTTTTTTGACCTGTAAGAAGTCCAATTCAACCGGCGTTTCGCGTCCAAACATGGACACAAGGATTTTTACCTTTCCACGCTGACGATCAACTTCAGACACACGTCCTTCAAAATCTTTAAATGGACCATCAACAATAATGAGTCGATCATCCTGTTCAAAATCAATAAGGTGCATTGGCATATCTGCCTTCATGCGACCAAAGAGCTCATCAATTTCATCTTGTTTGAGTGGAACCGGTTGCACACCCGAACCAACGAAACCAGTCACGCGAGGTGTGTTACGAACCACGTACCATGAATCATCTGTCACAATCATATCCACAAGAATGTATCCTGGGTACACCTTCTCTTCTTCTTCAACACGCTTGCCACGTTTTACTTTTATTTTTTTCTCAGTAGGAACAAGCACGTTAAAAATTTTATCCTCCATACCAAGAGATTCCACTCGCTGTTTGAGGTTGCGCACCACGGCATCCTCGTATCCAGCGTACGTGTGAATGGCATACCAGTTACGTCCTTGGTCGTGTTGCTTTTGAACTTTTTGTTGATTCATAGTGTTATGTGAAAAGTTGGCAATGTGTTTCCCTTCAATCCCTAATTAGATAAGAAACTTCTGGACCAAGAATGTAAAGAGTGCATCAAATGCACCGAGGTACGCTGCAGTGAAGACAGAAATCGCCACAACGACAATTGTAAACGCAATTGCTTGTGCGCGTGTTGGCCAACTCACATGTTTGAGTTCTGTTTGGGTGTCTTTAAGATATTGAATGAAACGTGACATAGGTGTGATGTGACATGTAACGCACAACATGTAACAATACTTTTTGCTACACAATACGTGCTACATGTTTCGTGTTTCTGGTAATTAAAAACCCCTCGCGGGGCCTTTGTGATTAGTATAGTACACCTCCAACTAGAGATAGTCAACTGGTATAGAAAAGCGCCCCGATCGAAGTCGGGGCGACAAGAAAAACGCCTAAGAGAAACCCACGGATCTTGGAGGAAGTGGAGTCCGTCCCCGCAATGGAAACGCGCAAGGAAGCTTTCGCCTCTTGACCACCGGCCAAGACGATGCGGTCTCGCTGCCAATGAGCAGCTGATTCACGACTTGTTGCTTCTTTTTCTTCCTCTTCGCCATGATTCCTCCGATTCATCCAAGGTACATAGTGCTTCGTCTAACACACGAGCTATCTACACACAACCTACCCCCGAAGATACGTCGCGTCAAGATATAAAAAAGCACCCTAACCGAAGTTAGGGCGCATCACCGGACGAATCCAGATGGCTAACGCGAGCGGTCGAATGACCAATCCGGGACAGTGACAAAGTTGCCACGTCCCATCCTCGGAGCCTCCTGTCCCGTCGTAGACGTCCCCTTCCTCGAGGACATCCCCCGCCGTAAGGCGGATTCCAAACACCGTTGCGTGGGGATTCGAAGGATGTCGGTACTCCTGCGCAACTCCTTCCACTCTAGACCTCCTCATTCTGTGGCCATATCGAGAACCACATGTTAACAACAATACCCGAAAAGATACTACTCTTTTTTCAGGGAGATGACAAGTTATGAATCTATAAGGATCTCGATTCACCAAATATTCAAACTTTGAGTGCTGAAAAATTATTATTTCAAGTTTTGCAACTTTCGATTGGCAATCACCACAAGAAGCGGAGACGCAATGAAAATTGATGAGTACGTTCCCACAACCATACCAATGAGAAGTGTGAGCACAAAACTATGAATGACCGATCCTCCAAGGAAAAAGAGTACGAGCAACACAAGAATAACCGTGAGTGACGTGTTCAATGAACGTACATATGTTTCTTCCAAACTCTTCCCTACCGTTTCAGTAAATCCTTCCTTTGTGTGA encodes the following:
- a CDS encoding dihydrofolate reductase, with the translated sequence MMNQSKISIIAAIGKTTHALGKDGALLWRIPEDMRRFKTLTIGHTVIMGRKTWESIPEKFRPLPERTNIVITKNTAYSASGALVVHTFNEALDVAQKNERTEIFIIGGARVYEEALSKSSRLYLTLVDSDTQGDVFFPDYSTFTKKSLRKDILKIPRRIHL
- the rplK gene encoding 50S ribosomal protein L11 → MAKKILKTLKLQIAGGAATPAPPLGPALGQAGVNIGDFVTKFNAATQAMRGETVSVVLTVFEDRSYDFVLKSPPASSLLIKAAGVEKGSGNPLKPVGSVTKAQVREIAERKMADLNAHDIDAAMKIIEGSARSMGITVK
- the nusG gene encoding transcription termination/antitermination factor NusG; the encoded protein is MNQQKVQKQHDQGRNWYAIHTYAGYEDAVVRNLKQRVESLGMEDKIFNVLVPTEKKIKVKRGKRVEEEEKVYPGYILVDMIVTDDSWYVVRNTPRVTGFVGSGVQPVPLKQDEIDELFGRMKADMPMHLIDFEQDDRLIIVDGPFKDFEGRVSEVDRQRGKVKILVSMFGRETPVELDFLQVKKI
- the secE gene encoding preprotein translocase subunit SecE — translated: MSRFIQYLKDTQTELKHVSWPTRAQAIAFTIVVVAISVFTAAYLGAFDALFTFLVQKFLI